The Apium graveolens cultivar Ventura chromosome 6, ASM990537v1, whole genome shotgun sequence genome contains a region encoding:
- the LOC141667158 gene encoding argininosuccinate synthase, chloroplastic-like, producing MAQLQALSSCSSLKLHIHRGLDNLGDKKLSLFQELGGKASEFRGNVNIAGSTTKTHTLSCNRKSIQAVLTSDKETETKPLRGKLKKVVLAYSGGLDTSVIVPWLRENYGCEVVCFTADVGQGIKELEGLEAKAKASGACQLVVKDLQEEFVRDYVFPCLRAGAVYERKYLLGTSMARPVIAKAMVDVAREVGADAVSHGCTGKGNDQVRFELTFFALNPELSVVAPWREWDIQGREDAIEYAKKHNVPVPVTKKSIYSRDRNLWHLSHEGDILEDPANEPKKDMYMMSVDPEDAPNQPEYIEIGIVSGLPVSLNGKELSPASLLSKLNDIGGKHGIGRIDMVENRLVGMKSRGVYETPGGTILSAAVRELESLTLDRESMQFKDMAALKYAELVYAGRWFDPLRDSLDKFMEEITATTTGSVTLKLYKGSVSVTGRTSPYSLYREDISSFESGNIYNQADAAGFIKLYGLPMKVRAMLEKGL from the exons ATGGCTCAATTACAAGCCTTGTCATCTTGTTCATCACTCAAGCTACACATACACAGAGGATTAGACAATCTTGGTGACAAGAAGCTATCTTTGTTCCAAgag TTGGGTGGAAAAGCAAGTGAATTTCGGGGGAATGTTAATATTGCCGGGAGCACTACCAAGACTCATACTCTCTCCTGCAACCGTAAAA GCATTCAAGCTGTTTTGACTAGTGATAAAGAGACAGAGACAAAACCACTGCGTGGAAAATTGAAAAAAGTGGTTCTTGCATATAGTGGCGGCCTTGATACTTCAGTTATTGTGCCTTGGCTAAG GGAGAATTATGGTTGCGAGGTTGTTTGCTTCACTGCAGATGTTGGACAA GGAATCAAGGAACTGGAAGGTTTGGAAGCAAAGGCCAAGGCAAGCGGGGCTTGTCAGTTAGTGGTAAAGGATTTGCAAGAAGAATTTGTGAGAGATTATGTGTTTCCCTGCTTGCGTGCTGGTGCAGTCTACGAAAGGAAGTACTTGTTAGGTACTTCGATGGCTCGGCCAGTTATTGCCAAG GCTATGGTCGATGTCGCCCGAGAGGTTGGGGCTGATGCCGTTTCTCATGGATGCACAGGAAAGGGAAATGATCAG GTGCGGTTTGAGCTCACTTTCTTTGCTCTAAATCCCGAACTCAGTGTTGTGGCTCCTTGGAGGGAATGGGACATACAAGGCAGAGAAGATGCTATAGAGTATGCTAAGAAACATAATGTGCCTGTCCCAGTGACAAAGAAATCCATTTATAGCAGAGACAGGAACCTGTGGCATCTCAGTCATGAG GGAGACATATTGGAAGATCCAGCAAATGAGCCTAAGAAGGACATGTACATGATGAGTGTTGACCCGGAAGATGCACCCAATCAACCTGA ATATATAGAGATTGGTATTGTTTCGGGACTCCCTGTTTCACTCAACGGAAAAGAGCTTTCCCCTGCATCTTTGCTCTCCAAGTTGAATGATATAGGAGGAAAACATGGAATTGGTCGTATTGACATGGTTGAAAATCGGCTTGTTGGAATGAAGAGTCGTGGAGTTTATGAAACTCCAGGTGGAACCATTCTCTCTGCTGCTGTTCGAGAACTTGAGTCTCTAACACTTGATCGGGAATCTATGCAATTTAAAGACATGGCTGCACTCAAATATGCTGAGCTAGTGTATGCTGGAAGATGGTTCGACCCTCTCCGTGACTCTCTTGATAAGTTCATGGAGGAGATTACAGCAACAACTACTGGATCAGTGACACTTAAGCTGTACAAAGGATCCGTAAGTGTAACAGGTCGGACAAGTCCATACAGTCTTTATAGGGAAGACATTTCATCATTCGAGAGTGGGAATATCTATAATCAGGCTGATGCTGCTGGTTTCATAAAACTTTACGGCCTGCCAATGAAGGTCCGTGCCATGCTTGAGAAGGGTCTCTGA